GAAATGTTGTTGCGCGAGTTTTCCCCTGAAGGGGTTGCGCCAGGTTTTTCCGTTTCCACCACCGTGCATTTCAACCCCGAACTGAAAAGCCACTTCTTTTTTATTCCCGGAATCGTCGCCATTCTGCTGGTGATGGTCGCGGCCCTGTTGACTTCCGTCAGCCTGGCACGGGAAAAAGAATCGGGATCCATCGACCTGTTGTTTATTTCGCCGCTGCGATCCTGGGAGATCATCCTGGGGAAAACCCTTCCCTACCTGGTGGTGGGCTTGCTGGAGGAGGTGATGATCCTGGCATTCGCCCGCTTCTGGTTCCATATCCCCTTCCGCGGAGACCCGCTGGTGCTATTGCTCTTCTCTATTCTCTACATCCTGGCGGGGCTGGCCCTGGGCATCCTGGTCTCCACCATCGCTTCTTCGCAGAAGAGCGCCATGTTCGCGGCCCTGATCATTACCCTGCTGCCCTCGATCATGTTGTCGGGTTTTATTTTTCCCCTGGAGTCCCTGGCGCCGGTGATCCGCGCCGTATCGCTGGTGGTCCCGGCCCGCTACTTCCTGGAAATTATCCGCGGCGTCATTTTAAAGGGAGGGGGAATCAACCATTTCCTTGTGGAGGGCCTGGCCCTGGCCGGATTCAGCCTGATCCTGTTGACCGGGGCCATGGCCCGGTTCCAACGCATCCGCCGGAGGCACTTGTGAAACTTTTCCACCTGGTGCGCAAGGAGTTTATTGAGCTGTTCCGCCAGAAGGAATTGCTCCCCATGATGCTCATCGCCCCGATCGTGCAGGTGATTGTGCTGGGTTACGTGGTGTCCACCGATGTGGACCGGGTGCCCGTTTACCTGGTCAACCGTTCCCAATCCGTGGAGGCCCGGAGGCTGGTCCAGCGGATCTCTTCCACTCCGTTGTTCGATGTGCGCCACAGCGGCACCGGCATGGTCAACACCCTGGAGGTCCTGCGCGGCGGCAAAGCCATGGCCGTGGTGGAATTTCGCGACGGTGG
The sequence above is drawn from the Candidatus Aminicenantes bacterium genome and encodes:
- a CDS encoding ABC transporter permease, with translation MRRIKAVMIKEFSHILRDPTSLTIVFLMPLLMMMIFSYAVRFDLDAVETGIVDYDQERGAEQLINSYANNNYFRLLDLRRAHPRPLAHGEDLIRSGRLKQVVVIPADFSRRVARGEPAEVGIIIDGSDAKVASLIYQYNEMLLREFSPEGVAPGFSVSTTVHFNPELKSHFFFIPGIVAILLVMVAALLTSVSLAREKESGSIDLLFISPLRSWEIILGKTLPYLVVGLLEEVMILAFARFWFHIPFRGDPLVLLLFSILYILAGLALGILVSTIASSQKSAMFAALIITLLPSIMLSGFIFPLESLAPVIRAVSLVVPARYFLEIIRGVILKGGGINHFLVEGLALAGFSLILLTGAMARFQRIRRRHL